In a single window of the Porites lutea chromosome 14, jaPorLute2.1, whole genome shotgun sequence genome:
- the LOC140925255 gene encoding methylmalonate-semialdehyde/malonate-semialdehyde dehydrogenase [acylating], mitochondrial-like, with product MLRSARSLSRLLNGSRKTALLASVQNRYYSNGNIPSVTKMFINGQFVESSTDKWHDVHNPATNEVISRCPESTLAEMESAVAAAKAAFPAWSESSVLSRQQVMFSLQHLIKKHMNEIADLITADTGKTTPDALGEVQRGLQVVEHACSVTSLQMGETVSQITKDMDTYSYRVPIGVCAGITPFNFPAMIPLWMFPMALVCGNTMVIKPSPRNPLAPMFIMKLAQEAGVPDGCINVFHGTVEPVRFICEHPDVKAISFVGSDQAGKYIYETGSKNGKRVQSNMGAKNHGVIMPDANKENTINQLIGAAFGAAGQRCMALTTAIFVGESKDWIPDVVAKAKELQVNEGHQPGADLGPVISPQAKERICHLVQSGADEGAKIELDGRDIKVKGFEKGNFIGPTIVSNVTPDMTCYKEEIFGPVLITMNVDTLDEAIEVVNKNPYGNGTAIFTNSGSTARKYQHKVDVGQVGVNVPIPVPLPMFSFTGSRGSFLGDSHFYGKQGINFYLEVKTITSLWRDEDAGTIKASTAFPTMK from the exons ATGCTTCGATCTGCTCGTTCTTTATCGCGTTTGCTAAATGGCAGCAGAAAG acaGCGCTCTTGGCATCAGTGCAGAACAGGTATTACAGTAATGGCAACATT CCTTCAGTTACCAAGATGTTTATAAATGGACAGTTTGTGGAGTCATCGACAGACAAATGGCATGATGTTCACAATCCA GCAACAAATGAAGTCATTTCTCGATGTCCAGAGTCAACTTTAGCTGAGATGGAATCTGCTGTTGCCGCAGCTAAAGCCGCTTTCCCTGCGTGGTCTGAAAGCTCAGTTCTATCACGCCAGCAAGTCATGTTTAGCCTTCAGCACCTTATCAAGAAACACATG AATGAAATTGCTGATCTCATCACAGCGGATACTGGCAAAACAACACCTGATGCCCTTGGTGAAGTACAACGAGGATTAC AGGTTGTTGAACATGCCTGCTCGGTCACTTCACTTCAGATGGGTGAAACAGTGTCACAGATCACCAAGGACATGGATACCTACTCATACAGAGTTCCCATAGGAGTCTGTGCAGGAATTACACC gTTTAATTTCCCAGCTATGATTCCACTGTGG ATGTTTCCTATGGCATTAGTTTGTGGCAATACCATGGTGATAAAACCCTCCCCAAGGAATCCATTAGCCCCCATGTTTATAATGAAGCTTGCTCAAGAAGCGGGTGTCCCTGATGGCTGTATCAATGTTTTCCATGGAACTGTTGAAC CTGTCAGATTCATCTGTGAGCATCCTGATGTTAAAGCAATTTCGTTTGTTGGCTCTGATCAAGCT gGAAAATACATTTATGAGACTGGctcaaaaaatggaaaaagagtTCAATCAAACATG ggaGCAAAGAACCATGGAGTCATAATGCCAGATGCCAATAAAGAAAATACCATCAATCAG CTCATTGGGGCTGCTTTTGGTGCTGCTGGCCAGAGGTGTATGGCACTCACTACTGCAATATTTGTTGGTGAAAGCAAAGACTGGATTCCTGATGTTGTAGCCAAGGCAAAGGAACTCCAAGTTAATGAGG GCCATCAGCCAGGTGCAGATCTCGGGCCCGTTATTTCCCCGCAAGCCAAGGAGCGCATCTGTCATTTGGTACAGTCTGGTGCTGATGAAGGTGCCAAG ATTGAACTGGATGGCCGTGATATTAAAGTCAAAGGTTTTGAGAAAGGAAACTTTATTGGACCTACTATCGTGTCTAATGTCACA ccgGACATGACGTGTTACAAGgaggaaatctttggacctgTTCTTATTACCATGAATGTAGATACTCTTGATGAG GCCATTGAAGTTGTGAACAAGAACCCTTACGGTAATGGAACCGCTATCTTCACAAATTCTGGATCAACTGCTCGCAAGTACCAACATAAAGTCGACGTCGGTCAG GTTGGAGTGAATGTCCCTATTCCCGTTCCTCTTCCCATGTTCTCTTTCACCGGGTCACGTGGATCGTTCTTGGGAGACTCTCACTTCTATGGAAAACAG gGAATCAACTTTTACTTGGAAGTAAAGACAATCACAAGCCTCTGGAGAGACGAAGACGCTGGAACTATAAAGGCTTCTACAGCCTTCCCCACCatgaagtaa
- the LOC140925257 gene encoding protein lin-52 homolog has product MDSPSPELDQSLQGLLSFERLDRASPDLWPEQIPGVSDFASLAVSPFSLSSTPPKWQAKLEEDDTGMMVQEFGSLTTSQLMEKVRGLQNLAFQLGLDEAREMTRGKFLNILEKANSGRR; this is encoded by the exons ATGGATTCACCAAGCCCAG AACTTGATCAAAGCTTACAAGGTCTTCTTAGTTTTGAACGGTTAGACAGAGCCTCGCCTGATTTGTGGCCTGAACAAA TTCCTGGAGTGTCTgactttgcttctttggctgtCAGC CCATTTTCTTTATCAAGTACTCCACCAAAATGGCAGGCTAAACTGGAAGAAGATGATACGGGCATGATGGTGCAAG AGTTTGGGAGTCTTACCACATCTCAACTGATGGAAAAAGTTCGGGGTCTTCAAAATCTTGCTTTTCAACTTGGGTTAGATGAAG cccGGGAAATGACAAGGGGAAAGTTTTTAAACATTCTGGAGAAGGCTAACTCTGGACGAAGATAA
- the LOC140924240 gene encoding uncharacterized protein, with translation MAEGGRLPWSSRRRQARRRRRWNDSESSDNEESELDRDLLRVVLSDSEDFVPDDVKNTSSVACSCDTDLEDEQRGGTELSNVKNCPNLSDLDPEVRRLSQSFRLLAKKVTRRKNEKDSRKKPSGVNRRSDRDENGLGYYARCLQEAKRVREKAELEARNKRMGLTRRRRPLSMTSFRAGNCDEESENPRRRRFSLTWGFRRGTGDRNLEEATSAVVDEGENFSPGEQRPSSSSQAPREYGRANAISLEELQRRRREKARLKAAQHKLEYFLINDIVSVTNCPWYWGKINRFQAEKVLEGYPDGTFLLRDSAQYHYLFSVSFRRYSRTYHARIEQWKHKYSFDKPSDYSYYSTSVCQLLQHYSRAEQCMYYEPMLLKPLQRRVPPSLQDHCRAAICSRITFQGVSELPLPNSMKIFLREFHYKVPVKRTEDKGTQTPAPKKRLNSFFHRD, from the exons ATGGCTGAAGGAGGAAGGCTTCCTTGGTCCTCTCGTCGTCGACAAGCTCGCCGTCGAAGACGGTGGAACGACAGTGAGAGTAGCGACAATGAAGAATCTGAACTCGACCGCGATCTTCTTCGCGTTGTTCTCAGCGACTCCGAAGATTTTGTACCGGATGATGTTAAAAACACATCATCTGTTGCTTGCAGTTGTGATACAGACCTTGAAGACGAACAGCGTGGTGGCACTGAATTGTCGAATGTAAAGAATTGTCCTAATCTAAGTGATCTAGATCCCGAAGTTCGACGTCTTTCTCAAAGCTTTCGCTTGCTTGCTAAGAAGGTAACCCgtcgaaaaaatgaaaaagactcGCGTAAAAAACCTTCTGGTGTGAATCGAAGAAGCGATCGAGACGAAAATGGCTTGGGTTATTATGCACGTTGCTTGCAAGAAGCGAAGCGAGTTCGAGAGAAGGCGGAACTGGAGGCCCGAAATAAGCGAATGGGCTTGACTCGAAGACGCCGACCGCTTAGCATGACAAGTTTTCGAGCGGGAAATTGTGATGAAGAATCAGAAAATCCAAGGAGAAGACGCTTTTCGTTGACATGGGGATTTCGAAGAGGGACAGGAGACAGAAATTTGGAAGAAGCAACTTCAGCTGTCGTAGACGAAGGAGAGAATTTTTCGCCAGGTGAACAGCGTCCTTCGTCAAGTTCTCAAGCACCCCGGGAATATGGCAGAGCAAATGCCATTAGCTTGGAAGAACTTCaacgaagaagaagagaaaaagcacGCTTAAAAGCAGCCCAACATAAACTGGAATACTTTCTTATCAATGATATCGTTTCTGTAACAAACTGCCCCTGGTACTGGGGAAAAATCAATAGATTCCAAGCTGAAAAG GTGCTTGAAGGTTACCCGGATGGGACATTCCTCTTACGCGACAGTGCACAATACCACTACCTGTTCTCTGTGAGCTTTCGCAGGTATTCCCGCACTTACCATGCAAGAATTGAACAATGGAAGCATAAGTACAGCTTTGACAAACCAAGTGACTATTCATATTATTCAACAAGTGTCTGCCAGCTGTTACAGCATTACTCCCGAGCCGAGCAGTGTATGTATTATGAACCTATGTTACTGAAGCCGCTTCAAAGGAGAGTACCACCTTCACTGCAGGATCACTGCAGAGCAGCAATCTGTAGCAGAATTACTTTCCAAGGAGTGAGCGAACTTCCTCTGCCAAACTCTATGAAGATATTTTTGCGGGAATTTCATTACAAAGTCCCTGTGAAAAGGACGGAGGACAAGGGCACACAAACACCAGCTCCCAAGAAAAGACtgaattctttttttcatagAGACTAG
- the LOC140925256 gene encoding ciliary microtubule associated protein 1A-like, whose amino-acid sequence MATEYQFQRTRPRVPISAMFSGPGAARYFLPNCTGFVGHDFSKLKAPAYSFGTKNKDNLRASTTPGPAAYSLEKGLTRNGTDGSEKYSLSGRTKLGGSFQTPAPWDYGPEKKPVMKHRFPPSYSFGSRTPYNKKDNFPGPDTYTMPPVLGSKSVGKTSAPCYSMTGRSKIGSFHEDLQKTPGAGTYKVVDPNVYKNRKPIYSMNARNFAPGDNTRKPGPGAYSPEKFWLHKRRAPKISFGIRHSDYIAPLIVDPID is encoded by the exons ATGGCGACAGAGTACCAGTTCCAAAGGACAAGACCTCGGGTTCCCATCAGTGCCATGTTTAGCGGCCCTGGCGCGGCAAGATATTTCTTGCCAAACTGCACAGGTTTTGTTGGTCACGATTTCTCGAAACTTAAAGCTCCCGCTTATTCCTTTGGTACGAAGAACAAAGACAATTTAAGGGCATCCACAACACCCGGACCTGCCGCATACTCTTTGGAGAAGGGTTTAACTCGGAACGGTACAGATGGCTCTGAGAAGTACAGTTTATCGGGACGCACTAAATTAGGCGGATCTTTCCAAACGCCGGCGCCTT GGGATTATGGGCCAGAGAAAAAGCCTGTTATGAAGCATCGCTTTCCCCCTTCCTATTCCTTTGGATCTCGTACACCATACAACAAGAAGGACAATTTTCCTGGCCCTGATACTTACACTATGCCACCAGTGCTGGGATCTAAGTCAGTTGGAAAGACCTCTGCACCTTGTTATTCAATGACAGGAAGGTCAAAGATTGGAAGTTTTCACGAGGATTTACAGAAG ACCCCTGGTGCAGGCACATACAAGGTCGTTGATCCAAATGTCTACAAGAACAGGAAACCCATCTATTCCATGAATGCACGTAACTTTGCTCCAGGAGACAACACAAGAAAACCAGGGCCTGGGGCTTATTCTCcagaaaag ttctGGCTCCATAAGAGACGAGCACCCAAAATCTCTTTTGGCATTCGACATTCTGATTATATAGCTCCCTTGATTGTTGATCCTATTGATTAA